In Ptychodera flava strain L36383 unplaced genomic scaffold, AS_Pfla_20210202 Scaffold_31__1_contigs__length_3010019_pilon, whole genome shotgun sequence, the following are encoded in one genomic region:
- the LOC139127369 gene encoding uncharacterized protein → MECKSLALLFLTALVVIAAANAKASKKRQLTTDPECPHALYPIMCADRQACIQESQVCDGVKTCMDNSDEENCGEDGDDGEGDEGADEDDGDEGDDENGEDEEGD, encoded by the exons ATGGAATGCAAGAGTCTGGCGTTGTTGTTCTTGACGGCATTGGTTGTG ATTGCAGCGGCTAATGCAAAGGCTAGCAAAAAAC GTCAACTGACCACAGATCCTGAGTGTCCGCATGCCCTTTATCCGATAATGTGTGCAGATAGACAAGCCTGTATCCAGGAGAGCCAAGTGTGTGATGGTGTCAAGACCTGCATGGACAATAGCGATGAAGAGAATT gcgGTGAGGATGGTGACGACGGTGAAGGCGATGAGGGCGCTGATGAAGATGATGGCGACGAGGGTGACGACGAAAACGGAGAAGATGAAGAAGGCGACTAA